The proteins below come from a single Triticum aestivum cultivar Chinese Spring chromosome 5D, IWGSC CS RefSeq v2.1, whole genome shotgun sequence genomic window:
- the LOC123126207 gene encoding putative leucine-rich repeat receptor-like protein kinase At2g19210: MEQPTPRTTAVVPWLLLLCLVCRAPQARAQPDNNDFISIDCGLPGETGYRDNTTSLYYTTDAGFIDTNAGINHNISAQYINPSIPTSLHSVRSFPSGERNCYTLGSLVSGLKYLIRGQFLYGNYDGFNRLPIFDLYIGVNFWTTVNISSSDAAVYAEAIMVVPEDSVQVCLKNTDRGVPFISGLDVRPLTIKLYPLANETQALVLLHRFNFGPTDETIIRYPYDPYDRIWFPFVDMTDWAEIKTGEKVKIDDELFQPPEAVMQTAVTPQLVSKNIEFTLDLQSFPSDLGYIHMLYFCELEHLPTNALREYNIYRNDVLRHSNYTPPYLVNDYIYSSEPFQVDQYKVSLNATAMSTLPPIINAIELFAVIPTTIQGTDTQDVSAITAIKEIYQVHKNWMGDPCIPKALCWDGLTCSYDVSKPPKIRNVNMSFNGLHGGISPNFANLKDVQYLDLSNNNLTGSIPDTLSRIQSLIFLDLSNNNLNGSIPYGLIKKIQDGSLDLRYVNNPDLCTNGNSCQLAEGRTKLAIYIAVSVVVIVVLVLVAVLCFCFQRKRKQGSINYSVKLTSDGDGNSSLRLENRRFTYMELETITNNFERVLGQGGFGHVFHGSLEDGTQVAVKLRSHSSNQGVKQFLAEAQVLTRIHHKNLVSMIGYCKDGVHMALVYEYMPQGTLQEHIAREDNKGRGLPWRQRLRVALESAQGLEYLHKGCSPPIIHRDVKTANILLNARLEAKIADFGLSKAFTCDDNTHVSTNTFVGTHGYVDPEYQRTMHPSTKSDVYSFGVVLLELVTGKPAILRNPRPINIINWARQLLAQGDIEGIVDARMQGDHDINAVWKTTNIALMCTEQAPAQRPSMTEVVMQLQECLDLEEGNGGSGMNPHMGYNATINQSIGVSQNNTMFETAYNYTTGPPMDSSPASTR; the protein is encoded by the exons ATGGAGCAACCAACGCCGAGAACAACGGCAGTCGTGCCATGGTTGCTGCTGCTCTGCCTCGTCTGCAGGGCACCGCAAGCTCGTGCCCAGCCCGACAACAATG ATTTCATAAGCATAGACTGCGGTCTTCCAGGGGAGACAGGCTACAGGGATAACACCACCTCGTTGTACTACACGACGGACGCTGGCTTCATCGACACTAATGCCGGCATAAACCACAACATCTCCGCTCAGTACATCAACCCGTCGATTCCCACGAGCTTGCACAGCGTGCGCAGCTTCCCCAGCGGCGAGCGCAACTGCTACACTCTGGGCTCACTCGTGTCCGGGCTCAAGTACCTCATCCGGGGCCAGTTCTTGTACGGCAACTACGATGGCTTCAACAGGCTACCCATCTTCGACCTCTACATCGGCGTTAACTTCTGGACGACGGTGAACATCTCATCATCCGACGCAGCGGTGTATGCGGAGGCCATCATGGTCGTGCCGGAAGATTCCGTGCAGGTTTGCCTCAAGAACACCGACCGCGGGGTGCCGTTCATCTCTGGGCTGGATGTAAGGCCGCTGACGATCAAGCTCTACCCACTGGCCAACGAGACACAGGCCCTCGTTCTGCTTCACAGGTTTAACTTCGGACCCACTGATGAAACAATTATCAG GTACCCTTATGATCCATATGACCGGATATGGTTCCCTTTTGTCGACATGACAGACTGGGCTGAGATAAAAACTGGGGAAAAGGTGAAAATTGATGACGAGCTCTTCCAGCCGCCCGAGGCAGTGATGCAGACGGCCGTCACGCCGCAGCTCGTCTCCAAGAACATAGAGTTTACCTTGGACCTCCAGAGTTTCCCTAGTGACCTGGGGTACATCCATATGTTGTACTTCTGTGAACTGGAACATCTTCCAACAAATGCACTACGGGAGTACAACATCTACCGGAATGACGTGCTGAGGCACTCAAATTACACTCCGCCATACCTTGTGAACGATTACATCTACTCATCCGAGCCCTTTCAAGTCGACCAGTACAAGGTCTCCCTCAACGCCACCGCTATGTCGACGCTGCCGCCCATCATAAACGCCATTGAGCTATTCGCCGTGATCCCAACTACCATCCAGGGCACCGACACACAGGACG TATCTGCCATCACCGCAATCAAGGAGATATACCAGGTGCACAAGAACTGGATGGGTGACCCGTGCATTCCCAAGGCTCTGTGCTGGGATGGGTTGACCTGCAGCTACGACGTTTCCAAACCTCCAAAAATTAGAAACGT AAACATGTCCTTCAATGGTCTGCATGGTGGTATATCGCCAAATTTCGCAAATCTAAAGGACGTCCAATACTT GGATCTCTCAAACAATAATTTAACAGGATCAATTCCAGACACCCTTTCACGAATACAATCATTAATATTTTT AGATCTCTCAAACAACAATCTGAATGGATCCATTCCTTATGGACTTATCAAAAAAATTCAGGATGGGTCCTTGGATTTGAG ATATGTCAACAATCCCGATCTCTGTACTAATGGCAACTCATGTCAGCTTGCTGAAGGGCGCACCAAACTAGCCATCTACATAGCTGTTTCTGTAGTTGTGATTGTGGTGTTAGTATTAGTGGCAGTACTATGCTTTTGCTTCCAAAGAAAAAGAAAGCAAG GATCAATCAATTATTCTGTAAAGCTGACAAGTGATGGCGATGGGAATAGTTCGCTTCGACTTGAGAACCGTCGGTTCACGTACATGGAACTGGAGACAATAACGAACAACTTCGAGCGAGTGCTTGGCCAAGGAGGGTTCGGGCATGTCTTCCACGGCTCCCTGGAAGATGGCACTCAGGTGGCAGTAAAGTTGAGGTCTCATTCTTCAAATCAAGGTGTCAAACAATTCCTCGCAGAG GCTCAAGTTTTAACACGGATTCATCACAAGAATCTTGTGTCCATGATTGGTTACTGCAAGGATGGGGTGCACATGGCACTTGTCTATGAGTACATGCCTCAAGGAACCCTACAAGAGCACATTGCAA GGGAAGACAACAAAGGGCGAGGTTTACCATGGAGGCAAAGACTCCGAGTCGCACTTGAATCGGCACAAG GTCTGGAGTACCTACATAAGGGGTGCAGCCCACCTATAATTCACAGGGATGTCAAAACCGCCAACATCTTGTTAAACGCAAGGCTAGAGGCCAAGATTGCCGATTTTGGTTTGTCCAAGGCTTTCACCTGCGACGATAACACCCACGTATCCACCAACACGTTTGTCGGCACACACGGATATGTAGATCCAGA GTATCAGAGAACAATGCATCCATCGACCAAGAGCGACGTGTATAGCTTTGGTGTCGTGCTACTAGAGCTAGTCACAGGAAAGCCAGCCATCCTACGCAACCCCAGGCCCATCAACATCATCAACTGGGCACGACAACTACTTGCACAGGGCGACATTGAAGGCATAGTGGATGCGCGTATGCAAGGTGATCATGACATCAATGCCGTTTGGAAGACTACAAACATTGCACTCATGTGCACTGAGCAAGCTCCCGCGCAGAGGCCCTCCATGACTGAGGTGGTGATGCAGCTACAGGAGTGCCTCGATCTCGAGGAAGGCAACGGCGGTAGTGGCATGAACCCACACATGGGTTACAATGCTACCATTAACCAGTCCATTGGTGTGAGCCAGAACAACACTATGTTTGAGACAGCGTATAATTATACGACAGGGCCACCAATGGACAGCAGTCCCGCGTCCACCCGATGA